In a genomic window of Zingiber officinale cultivar Zhangliang chromosome 9B, Zo_v1.1, whole genome shotgun sequence:
- the LOC122024103 gene encoding dnaJ homolog subfamily B member 4-like, whose product MGVDYYKILGVDKGAKEDDLKKAYRKLAMKWHPDKNPNNKKEAEAKFKQISEAYEVLSDPQKRAVYDQYGEEGLKGQVPPPGAGGPGGATFFSSGGDGPTSFRFNPRNADDIFAEFFGFSSPFGGVSSGAGSARAGSRFPGRMGMLNEDFFGSSFGGAGEGASQPRKAAPIEKRLPCSLEELYKGTTKKMKISREILDASGKSMTAEEILTIDVKPGWKKGTKITFPAKGNESPNVLPADITFIIDEKPHPLFSREGNDLIATQTISLAEALTGYTVQLATLDGRSLAIPINKVIHPGYEEVVPEEGMPVPKDPSKKGNLHIKFDIKFPTRLTADQKVGIKKLLAP is encoded by the exons ATGGGAGTGGATTACTACAAGATCCTCGGGGTGGACAAGGGCGCTAAGGAGGACGATCTCAAGAAAGCCTATCGCAAGCTCGCCATGAAGTGGCACCCCGACAAGAACCCTAATAACAAGAAGGAAGCGGAAGCAAAGTTCAAACAGATCTCGGAAGCTTATGAG GTCCTGAGCGATCCGCAAAAGCGCGCTGTCTACGACCAGTACGGCGAGGAGGGACTCAAGGGTCAGGTCCCGCCGCCTGGCGCCGGTGGGCCAGGAGGTGCCACCTTTTTCTCCAGCGGTGGAGATGGACCGACCTCGTTTAGGTTCAACCCCAGGAACGCCGATGATATTTTCGCGGAATTCTTTGGGTTTTCCAGCCCGTTTGGAGGTGTGAGCAGCGGCGCTGGTAGCGCCAGGGCTGGATCCAGATTTCCCGGGCGAATGGGGATGCTCAACGAGGACTTCTTCGGATCTTCCTTTGGTGGGGCCGGAGAGGGTGCATCGCAACCGCGGAAGGCAGCCCCCATTGAGAAGAGGCTTCCGTGCAGCCTGGAGGAGTTGTACAAAGGAACCACCAAAAAGATGAAAATTTCGAGAGAAATTCTGGATGCAAGTGG GAAATCAATGACTGCGGAAGAAATTCTAACAATTGACGTTAAACCAGGCTGGAAAAAGGGCACAAAAATAACATTCCCAGCAAAAGGAAATGAATCACCAAATGTACTTCCTGCAGATATCACCTTCATTATCGATGAGAAGCCTCATCCTCTTTTCAGCAGGGAAGGCAATGATCTGATTGCAACACAAACGATCTCTTTGGCAGAAGCCCTGACCGGTTACACGGTTCAATTGGCTACACTTGATGGTCGAAGCCTTGCTATTCCCATAAACAAGGTCATTCATCCTGGCTATGAGGAGGTGGTGCCTGAAGAAGGAATGCCAGTACCCAAAGATCCATCCAAGAAAGGAAATCTTCACATCAAATTTGATATCAAGTTCCCGACAAGGCTTACAGCAGACCAGAAGGTTGGGATCAAGAAGCTATTAGCTCCATGA
- the LOC122023160 gene encoding triose phosphate/phosphate translocator, chloroplastic-like — protein sequence MARRKRRIPLRSSPRPGPPDQWLTNGTSSGAARSSLCFSTSTAPLRRRESLPTPQPPGASRRRLGSATWRAGGGGLRFVLSRRRERFLRVTSFSSVASSNPNEIFRYFVFFFFLDFFYFEHGSRIELRCQVPRFSHRILLLHVVLCFSDPLARWPVVLFGELERWPSQAQLAVCHALGRVTSNVSFDTVAVAFTHTIKALEPFFNAAASQFILGQQIPLTLWLLLAVVVIGLNGIPHGAFIQLD from the exons ATGGCGAGA CGGAAGCGGCGGATCCCTTTGCGGTCCTCTCCCCGGCCTGGCCCACCGGATCAGTGGCTGACGAACGGAACCTCATCTGGAGCTGCCAGATCTTCACTGTGCTTCTCTACCTCGACCGCGCCACTCCGCCGGAGAGAATCGCTTCCCACGCCGCAGCCGCCGGGGGCAAGCAGAAGGCGTCTCGGCTCCGCCACGTGGCGGGCTGGCGGTGGCGGCCTCCGCTTCGTCCTCTCCCGCCGAAGGGAGCGATTCCTTCGAGtgacctccttctcgtccgtggCTTCATCGAATCCTAACGAAATCTTCcgctattttgttttttttttttttttggactttTTTTATTTCGAACATGGAAGCAGAATTGAGCTTCGCTGCCAAGTACCCCGCTTTAGTCACCggattcttcttcttcatgtGGTA CTTTGTTTCAGTGATCCACTTGCTCGTTGGCCTGTTGTACTGTTTGGTGAGCTGGAGCGTTGGCCTTCCCAAGCGCAAC TTGCAGTCTGCCATGCTCTTGGCCGTGTCACTAGCAATGTGTCATTTGATACCGTTGCAGTCGCATTTACTCACACAATCAAAG CTTTGGAACCCTTCTTTAATGCAGCAGCTTCCCAGTTCATACTTGGACAACAAATACCATTGACGCTCTGGTTATTGCTAGCTGTAGTTGTGATTG GTCTCAATGGCATCCCTCACGGAGCTTTCATTCAACTGGACTGA